One Pseudomonas muyukensis DNA segment encodes these proteins:
- the tolB gene encoding Tol-Pal system beta propeller repeat protein TolB, protein MIKRLRGLLVLLCCVAGLAVAEEKNILVTSGSDRATPIAVVPFGLQGGSVLPEDMADIIGNDLRNSGYYSPIPRQNMISLPTQASEVIFRDWKALGAQYIMVGNIVPSGGRLQVQYALFNVATEQQVLTGSVAGGVDQLRDMAHYIADQSFEKLTGIKGAFSTRMLYVTAERFSTNNTRYTLQRSDYDGARAVTLLQSREPILSPRFAPDGKRIAYVSFEQKRPRIFVQHIDTGRREQITNFEGLNGAPAWSPDGSRLAFVLSKDGNPDIYVMNVASRQITRVTAGPGINTEPFWGKDGNTLYFTSDRGGKPQIYKQSIGGGGAERVTFVGNYNANPKLSADEKTLVMIHRQQGFTNFKVAAQDLQRGSVKILSETSLDESPTVAPNGTMLIYATRQQGRGVLMLVSLNGRVRLPLPTAQGEVREPSWSPYLN, encoded by the coding sequence GTGATTAAACGTCTGAGAGGACTCCTGGTCTTGCTCTGCTGCGTGGCAGGCCTGGCTGTGGCAGAGGAAAAGAACATCCTGGTCACCAGCGGTAGCGACCGGGCCACCCCCATCGCGGTAGTGCCGTTCGGCCTGCAGGGTGGCAGCGTGCTGCCCGAGGACATGGCCGACATCATCGGCAATGACCTGCGCAACTCCGGCTACTACTCGCCGATCCCGCGGCAGAACATGATCAGCTTGCCGACCCAGGCCAGCGAAGTGATCTTCCGCGACTGGAAAGCGCTGGGCGCGCAATACATCATGGTCGGCAACATCGTGCCGTCCGGTGGCCGCCTGCAGGTGCAGTACGCGCTGTTCAACGTCGCCACCGAGCAGCAGGTACTGACCGGCAGCGTGGCTGGCGGCGTCGACCAGCTGCGCGACATGGCGCACTACATCGCCGACCAGTCGTTCGAGAAGCTCACCGGCATCAAGGGTGCGTTCTCCACCCGCATGCTGTACGTGACCGCCGAGCGCTTCTCCACCAACAACACCCGCTACACCCTGCAGCGTTCGGACTACGACGGTGCCCGCGCGGTGACCCTGCTGCAGTCCCGTGAGCCGATCCTGTCGCCGCGCTTCGCCCCGGACGGCAAGCGCATCGCCTATGTGTCGTTCGAGCAGAAGCGCCCGCGCATCTTCGTCCAGCACATCGACACCGGCCGCCGTGAGCAGATCACCAACTTCGAAGGCCTGAACGGCGCGCCGGCCTGGTCGCCGGACGGTTCCCGCCTGGCGTTCGTGCTGTCCAAGGACGGTAACCCGGACATCTACGTGATGAACGTGGCCTCGCGCCAGATCACCCGTGTCACCGCCGGCCCGGGCATCAACACCGAGCCGTTCTGGGGCAAGGATGGCAACACCCTGTACTTCACCTCCGACCGTGGCGGCAAGCCGCAGATCTATAAACAGTCGATTGGTGGCGGTGGTGCCGAGCGCGTGACCTTCGTCGGTAACTACAACGCCAACCCGAAACTGTCGGCGGACGAGAAGACCCTGGTGATGATCCATCGCCAGCAGGGTTTCACCAACTTCAAGGTGGCTGCCCAGGACCTGCAACGCGGAAGTGTAAAGATTCTCTCCGAGACCAGTCTTGATGAGTCTCCCACTGTTGCGCCAAACGGCACCATGCTAATCTACGCCACCCGCCAGCAGGGCCGGGGAGTCTTGATGCTCGTGTCGCTTAACGGCCGTGTGAGGCTCCCACTTCCTACCGCTCAAGGCGAAGTCAGAGAACCGTCCTGGTCCCCTTACCTGAACTGA
- the pal gene encoding peptidoglycan-associated lipoprotein Pal, with translation MEMLKFGKFAALALAMAVAVGCSSKGGDNAGEGAVDPNAGYGANTGAVDGSLSEEAALRAITTFYFEYDSSDLKPEAMRALDVHAKDLKSNGNRVVLEGNTDERGTREYNMALGERRAKAVQRYLVLQGVSPAQLELVSYGEERPVATGNDEQSWAQNRRVELRK, from the coding sequence ATGGAAATGCTGAAGTTTGGTAAATTCGCTGCGCTGGCTCTGGCCATGGCTGTAGCTGTAGGTTGCTCCTCGAAAGGCGGTGACAACGCTGGTGAAGGCGCTGTTGACCCGAACGCTGGCTACGGTGCCAACACTGGCGCTGTCGACGGTTCCCTGAGCGAAGAAGCCGCCCTGCGCGCAATCACCACCTTCTACTTCGAATACGACAGCTCGGATCTGAAGCCAGAAGCCATGCGCGCCCTGGACGTTCACGCCAAGGACCTGAAGTCCAACGGCAACCGCGTTGTCCTGGAAGGCAACACCGACGAGCGCGGCACCCGCGAGTACAACATGGCTCTGGGTGAGCGTCGTGCCAAGGCCGTTCAACGCTACCTGGTTCTGCAGGGCGTTTCCCCAGCTCAGCTGGAACTGGTCTCCTACGGCGAAGAGCGTCCAGTTGCCACCGGCAACGACGAGCAGTCCTGGGCTCAGAACCGTCGCGTAGAACTGCGTAAGTAA
- the ruvB gene encoding Holliday junction branch migration DNA helicase RuvB translates to MIETDRLIAASGRDREEVQDRAIRPLRLDEYIGQPVVREQMALFIQAARGRNESLDHTLIFGPPGLGKTTLANIIAQEMGVSVKSTSGPILERPGDLAAMLTNLEPHDVLFIDEIHRLSPVVEEVLYPAMEDFQLDIMIGEGPAARSIKLDLPPFTLVGATTRAGMLTNPLRDRFGIVQRLEFYSNKDLATIVSRSAGILGLSMDDKGAFEIARRARGTPRIANRLLRRVRDFAQVRGKGEITKAVADMALNLLDVDERGFDHSDRRLLLTMIEKFDGGPVGLDNIAAAIGEERHTIEDVLEPYLIQQGYIMRTPRGRVVTRHAYLHFGLNIPGRFCEGGEYAVQDDE, encoded by the coding sequence GTGATCGAAACCGACCGCCTGATCGCCGCCAGTGGCCGCGACCGCGAAGAGGTCCAGGACCGCGCGATCCGCCCGCTGCGCCTGGACGAGTACATCGGCCAGCCGGTGGTGCGCGAGCAGATGGCGCTGTTCATCCAGGCCGCGCGCGGACGCAACGAATCCCTCGACCACACCCTGATCTTCGGCCCGCCTGGCCTGGGCAAGACCACCCTGGCCAACATCATCGCCCAGGAGATGGGCGTATCGGTCAAGAGCACCTCGGGCCCGATCCTCGAGCGCCCGGGCGACCTGGCGGCGATGCTGACCAACCTCGAACCCCACGACGTGCTGTTCATCGACGAGATCCACCGCTTGTCGCCGGTGGTCGAAGAGGTGCTCTACCCAGCGATGGAGGACTTCCAGCTGGACATCATGATCGGCGAGGGCCCGGCCGCGCGCTCGATCAAGCTCGACCTGCCGCCGTTCACCCTGGTCGGGGCCACCACCCGCGCCGGCATGCTGACCAACCCGTTGCGCGACCGCTTCGGCATCGTCCAGCGCCTGGAGTTCTACAGCAACAAGGACCTGGCCACCATTGTCAGTCGTTCGGCCGGTATTCTCGGGCTGTCGATGGACGACAAGGGCGCATTCGAGATCGCCCGCCGGGCGCGGGGCACGCCACGGATCGCCAATCGCCTGCTGCGGCGGGTGCGCGACTTTGCCCAGGTGCGTGGCAAGGGCGAGATCACCAAGGCGGTCGCGGACATGGCGCTGAACCTGCTGGATGTCGACGAGCGTGGCTTCGATCACTCCGACCGGCGCCTGCTGCTGACCATGATCGAGAAGTTCGACGGCGGTCCGGTGGGGCTCGACAACATTGCCGCGGCGATCGGCGAGGAGCGCCATACCATCGAGGACGTGCTCGAGCCCTATCTCATCCAGCAGGGCTACATCATGCGCACCCCGCGTGGACGGGTAGTCACCCGCCATGCCTACCTGCATTTCGGCCTGAATATCCCCGGGCGCTTCTGCGAAGGCGGGGAATATGCCGTGCAGGACGATGAATGA
- the queC gene encoding 7-cyano-7-deazaguanine synthase QueC, with the protein MTDKRAVILLSGGLDSATVVAMAKAEGYQCYTMSFDYGQRHRAELNAAARVARDLGVVEHKVIGLNLDGIGGSALTDSSIDVPEAPSEGIPVTYVPARNTVFLSLALGWAEVLEARDIFIGVNAVDYSGYPDCRPEFVEAFERMANLATKAGVEGQGFRIQAPLQNLSKAQIVQAGLAQGVDYSLTVSCYQADDDGRACGKCDSCRLRADGFKAAGVEDPTRYF; encoded by the coding sequence ATGACTGACAAACGTGCGGTAATCCTGCTGTCCGGTGGCCTCGATTCGGCCACCGTGGTGGCCATGGCCAAGGCCGAGGGCTACCAGTGCTACACCATGAGCTTCGACTACGGCCAGCGCCACCGCGCCGAGCTCAATGCCGCGGCGCGGGTTGCCCGCGACCTGGGCGTGGTCGAACACAAGGTGATCGGCCTGAACCTGGATGGCATCGGCGGCTCGGCCCTGACCGACAGCAGCATCGATGTACCCGAGGCGCCGAGCGAAGGGATTCCGGTGACTTATGTACCGGCCCGTAACACCGTGTTCCTGTCCCTGGCCCTCGGCTGGGCAGAAGTGCTCGAAGCCCGCGACATCTTCATTGGCGTCAATGCCGTGGATTATTCCGGCTACCCGGACTGCCGCCCCGAGTTCGTCGAGGCCTTCGAGCGCATGGCCAACCTGGCCACCAAGGCCGGTGTCGAAGGGCAGGGCTTCCGTATCCAGGCGCCGCTGCAGAACCTGAGCAAGGCGCAGATCGTCCAGGCCGGCCTGGCCCAGGGCGTGGACTACAGCCTGACCGTGTCCTGCTACCAGGCCGATGATGACGGCCGCGCCTGTGGCAAGTGCGACAGCTGCCGCCTGCGCGCCGACGGCTTCAAGGCTGCCGGGGTAGAGGATCCGACCCGATATTTTTGA
- the tolQ gene encoding protein TolQ, with amino-acid sequence MEANVVDHTSMWSLVANASVVVQLVMLTLVAASVTSWIMIFQRSTMLRAGRRALDAFEERFWSGIDLSKLYRQAGSNPDPDSGVEQVFRAGFKEFSRLRQQPGVDPDAVMEGVGRAMRVAISREEEKLEQSLPFLATVGSTSPYIGLFGTVWGIMNSFRGLASAQQATLATVAPGIAEALIATAIGLFAAIPAVIAYNRFAARSETLIGRYYTFADEFQAILHRKVHTSEE; translated from the coding sequence GTGGAAGCAAACGTCGTCGACCATACCTCCATGTGGAGCCTGGTCGCCAATGCCAGTGTCGTGGTTCAGCTGGTCATGTTGACCCTGGTGGCCGCCTCGGTCACCTCGTGGATCATGATCTTCCAGCGCAGCACCATGCTGCGTGCCGGCCGTCGCGCGCTGGACGCGTTCGAAGAGCGCTTCTGGTCGGGCATCGACCTGTCCAAGCTGTACCGCCAGGCGGGCAGCAACCCTGATCCGGACTCGGGTGTCGAGCAGGTATTCCGTGCCGGCTTCAAGGAGTTCTCGCGCCTGCGCCAGCAGCCGGGTGTCGACCCGGACGCGGTCATGGAAGGTGTTGGTCGGGCCATGCGCGTGGCCATTTCCCGCGAGGAAGAAAAGCTCGAGCAAAGCCTGCCGTTCCTGGCCACCGTCGGTTCGACCAGCCCGTACATCGGCCTGTTCGGCACCGTGTGGGGCATCATGAACTCGTTCCGCGGCCTGGCCAGCGCCCAGCAGGCGACCCTGGCCACCGTGGCACCGGGCATCGCCGAGGCACTGATCGCCACTGCCATCGGCCTGTTCGCCGCGATCCCGGCGGTCATCGCCTACAACCGTTTCGCTGCGCGCAGTGAAACGCTGATCGGCCGTTACTACACGTTCGCCGACGAGTTCCAGGCGATCCTGCACCGCAAAGTACACACCAGCGAAGAGTGA
- the tolR gene encoding protein TolR — MARVRHKRKPVAEMNVVPYIDVMLVLLVIFMVTAPMLNQGVKVDLPKVSSEALPQDNNVQVLTISIKADKTYYWNLGSEVDTDKQMDKAMTLPEMTSAVTKIIAAGRDQGKQTQVFIRGDKAVDYGAVMGAMGGLQKAGVGNVGLITEAP; from the coding sequence ATGGCCCGAGTTCGCCACAAACGCAAGCCGGTCGCCGAGATGAACGTGGTGCCCTACATCGACGTGATGCTGGTGCTGCTGGTCATTTTCATGGTGACCGCCCCCATGCTCAACCAGGGCGTGAAAGTCGACCTGCCCAAGGTTTCCAGCGAAGCCCTGCCGCAGGACAACAACGTCCAGGTCCTGACCATCTCGATCAAGGCCGACAAGACCTACTACTGGAACCTTGGCAGCGAAGTCGACACCGACAAGCAGATGGACAAGGCCATGACCTTGCCGGAAATGACCAGTGCAGTGACCAAGATCATCGCCGCCGGCCGTGACCAGGGCAAGCAGACCCAGGTGTTCATCCGCGGTGACAAGGCCGTCGACTACGGCGCGGTCATGGGCGCCATGGGCGGGTTGCAGAAGGCCGGTGTCGGAAACGTTGGCCTGATTACCGAGGCGCCCTGA
- the ybgF gene encoding tol-pal system protein YbgF, which yields MRMCRRAVTVLALSLPLSAWAAVPVVDDNAGGYPPAGYGTSGAYAGAGASAPASANGQLFMQLQQMQDQISRQQGIIEELQNDVSRMKQENLERYQDLDRRIGSGAAPAATPDNSSTGGANNAATGAAAGASAAQPPAASSEPGDPAKEKLYYDAAFDLIKQKDFDKASQAFNAFLRKYPNSQYAGNAQYWLGEVNLAKGDLAGAGQAFAKVSQLYPQHSKVPDSLYKLADVERRQGHTDKVKGILQQVITQYPGTSAAQLAQRDLQKL from the coding sequence ATGCGTATGTGCCGCCGTGCTGTAACCGTCCTCGCACTCAGCCTGCCCCTTTCGGCGTGGGCTGCGGTTCCCGTAGTAGATGACAACGCGGGTGGCTATCCACCTGCGGGTTATGGCACGAGCGGCGCCTATGCCGGAGCAGGGGCTTCGGCCCCTGCTTCTGCAAATGGCCAGCTGTTCATGCAGCTGCAGCAGATGCAGGACCAGATTTCCCGCCAGCAAGGCATCATCGAAGAGCTGCAGAACGATGTGTCGCGCATGAAGCAGGAAAACCTCGAGCGCTATCAGGATCTCGACCGCCGCATTGGCAGCGGTGCCGCGCCTGCCGCGACTCCAGACAATTCTTCCACCGGTGGCGCGAACAACGCAGCCACGGGTGCCGCCGCCGGCGCCAGCGCCGCGCAGCCACCGGCCGCCAGCAGCGAGCCGGGTGATCCGGCGAAAGAGAAGCTGTATTACGACGCCGCTTTCGACCTGATCAAGCAGAAGGACTTCGACAAGGCCAGCCAGGCGTTCAACGCCTTCCTGCGCAAGTACCCCAACAGCCAGTACGCCGGCAACGCCCAGTATTGGCTTGGCGAGGTCAACCTGGCCAAGGGTGACCTGGCAGGCGCAGGCCAGGCGTTCGCCAAGGTCAGCCAGTTGTATCCGCAGCACAGCAAGGTGCCGGATTCGCTGTACAAGCTGGCCGACGTCGAGCGCCGCCAAGGCCACACCGACAAGGTCAAGGGCATCCTGCAACAGGTCATCACCCAGTACCCCGGCACGTCCGCCGCGCAACTGGCGCAACGCGACCTGCAGAAGCTCTGA
- the ybgC gene encoding tol-pal system-associated acyl-CoA thioesterase — MRAQNGLEPFAHRCRVYYEDTDAGGVVYYVNYLKFMERARTERLRHLGFSQLELAGDNLLFVVHSSEARYHAPARLDDELRVTAQVTELNRASLRFVQQVWRTKDETLLCEGQFLVAAVRADTFKPRAIPPALRDAFLADGTGTQSNAGE; from the coding sequence ATGCGCGCGCAAAATGGGCTGGAACCGTTCGCACACCGCTGTCGCGTCTATTACGAGGACACCGACGCCGGTGGGGTGGTGTACTACGTCAACTACCTCAAGTTCATGGAGCGCGCGCGTACCGAGCGCCTGCGCCACCTGGGTTTCTCCCAGTTGGAGCTGGCCGGGGACAATCTACTGTTCGTGGTCCATTCCAGCGAAGCGCGCTATCACGCGCCGGCGCGGCTGGACGACGAACTGCGGGTCACCGCGCAAGTCACCGAGTTGAACCGCGCCAGCCTGCGCTTCGTGCAGCAGGTATGGCGCACAAAGGATGAAACGCTGCTCTGCGAAGGGCAGTTTCTGGTGGCCGCCGTGCGTGCCGACACTTTCAAACCCCGGGCCATTCCCCCAGCGCTGCGTGACGCCTTCCTGGCGGACGGCACGGGTACTCAATCCAACGCAGGAGAATAA
- the queE gene encoding 7-carboxy-7-deazaguanine synthase QueE — MQDTLRITEVFYSLQGETRTAGLPTVFVRLTGCPLRCQYCDSAYAFSGGTLRTLDSLLEQVASFKPRYVCVTGGEPLAQPNALPLLRSLCDAGYEVSLETSGALDISGTDTRVSRVLDLKTPGSEELHRNRYENIELLTRNDQVKFVICSREDYDWAVSKLIQYNLAERAGEVLFSPSHHQIKASDLADWIVADNLPVRFQLQLHKLLWNDEPGR, encoded by the coding sequence ATGCAAGACACATTACGCATCACCGAAGTGTTTTACTCCTTGCAGGGTGAAACGCGAACGGCCGGGCTGCCCACGGTTTTCGTGCGCCTGACCGGTTGCCCCCTGCGCTGCCAGTACTGCGACAGCGCCTACGCCTTCAGCGGCGGCACCCTGCGTACCCTCGATTCGCTGCTCGAGCAGGTGGCCAGCTTCAAGCCGCGCTACGTCTGCGTCACTGGTGGCGAACCGCTGGCCCAGCCCAATGCCCTGCCATTGCTGCGCAGCTTGTGCGACGCCGGGTACGAAGTGTCGCTGGAAACCAGCGGCGCCCTCGATATCAGCGGCACCGACACGCGGGTCAGCCGGGTGCTTGACCTCAAGACCCCAGGCTCCGAAGAGTTGCACCGCAACCGCTACGAGAACATCGAGCTGCTGACCCGCAACGACCAGGTCAAGTTCGTCATCTGTTCCCGTGAGGACTACGATTGGGCGGTTTCCAAACTGATCCAGTACAACCTGGCCGAGCGCGCCGGCGAGGTGTTGTTCTCGCCCAGCCATCACCAGATCAAGGCCAGTGACCTGGCCGACTGGATCGTTGCCGACAACTTGCCCGTGCGCTTCCAGTTGCAGCTGCACAAGCTGCTGTGGAACGACGAACCTGGGCGCTGA
- the tolA gene encoding cell envelope integrity protein TolA yields the protein MQQREPSASESYFWPSVWAIALHVLVFGMLFVSFAMTPELPPSKPIVQATLYQLKSKSQATTQTNQKIAGEAKKTASRQTEVEQLEQKKVEQEAVKAAEQKKADAAQKAEEAREAAESKKAEEAAKAAEQKKAAEAKKAEEAKKAAEKQQADIAKKKAEEEAKKKADEEAKKQAAEEAKKKAAEDAKKKAAEDAKKKAAAEDAKKKAAEEAKKKAAADAQKKKAQEAARKAAEDKKAQALAELLSDTTERQQALADEQGDQVAGDFDDLIRMRAAEGWARPPSARKGMTVVLQINMLPDGTITNVSVAKSSGDGPFDSSAVAAVKNIGRLTEMQGLKPNEFNPYRSFKMTFTPEDLAL from the coding sequence ATGCAACAGCGAGAGCCATCCGCCTCGGAAAGCTATTTCTGGCCCAGTGTCTGGGCCATTGCGCTGCACGTGCTGGTGTTCGGCATGCTGTTCGTCAGCTTCGCCATGACCCCGGAGCTGCCGCCGTCCAAGCCGATCGTCCAGGCCACGCTCTACCAGCTCAAGTCCAAGAGCCAGGCGACCACCCAGACCAATCAGAAGATTGCCGGGGAAGCCAAGAAGACGGCTTCGCGCCAGACCGAGGTCGAGCAGCTCGAGCAGAAGAAGGTCGAGCAGGAGGCCGTGAAGGCTGCGGAACAAAAGAAAGCCGACGCCGCTCAAAAGGCCGAGGAGGCCCGCGAGGCCGCCGAGTCGAAAAAAGCGGAAGAGGCCGCCAAGGCCGCCGAGCAGAAGAAGGCCGCCGAGGCCAAGAAAGCTGAAGAAGCGAAGAAGGCCGCGGAAAAGCAACAGGCCGACATCGCCAAGAAGAAGGCTGAGGAAGAGGCCAAGAAGAAGGCCGACGAGGAAGCCAAGAAGCAAGCCGCGGAAGAGGCGAAGAAGAAAGCCGCCGAAGACGCGAAGAAAAAAGCAGCCGAGGACGCCAAGAAGAAAGCGGCGGCCGAGGACGCGAAGAAGAAGGCAGCTGAAGAGGCCAAGAAAAAGGCCGCGGCAGACGCCCAGAAGAAAAAGGCACAGGAAGCGGCCCGCAAGGCGGCGGAAGACAAGAAGGCGCAGGCACTGGCCGAGCTGTTGTCCGACACCACCGAGCGGCAGCAGGCGCTGGCCGACGAGCAGGGTGACCAGGTGGCCGGCGACTTCGACGACCTGATCCGCATGCGCGCGGCCGAGGGCTGGGCACGTCCGCCATCTGCGCGCAAGGGCATGACGGTAGTTCTGCAGATCAACATGTTGCCAGACGGCACCATCACCAACGTGAGCGTGGCCAAATCCAGTGGCGACGGTCCGTTCGACAGCTCGGCCGTGGCCGCGGTGAAGAACATTGGTCGGTTGACCGAGATGCAGGGCTTGAAGCCGAACGAATTCAATCCGTATCGTTCATTCAAGATGACATTTACACCTGAGGATCTAGCGTTGTGA